The following proteins are co-located in the Brienomyrus brachyistius isolate T26 unplaced genomic scaffold, BBRACH_0.4 scaffold35, whole genome shotgun sequence genome:
- the LOC125721684 gene encoding microfibril-associated glycoprotein 3-like: MLLKDRYSVGRRIVLAFFASLLVDVSPGNALEIFGHNRTRIPVHRLAELPASQELVVKEGSSTSVECNVNGTRDDILWYNSKGHVLDEEEGGGKWLISDRGMLNITSVTFEDRGRYTCIAFSSAESSNYTVTLRVAYTHSGLGLYYVLVCLVAFTITMILNVTRLCMVSSHLRKTEKAINEFFRTEGAEKLQKAFEIAKRIPIITSAKTLELAKVTQFKTMELARHIEELARSVPLPPLILNCRTFVGDMFEAAHPGGFDPARADLRCRQAIEENPSRRDAEVEREESAENPKGTDPGPPEEGQEETAICVSILGTKGTKCVIYESHI; this comes from the exons ATGTTGCTGAAAGACAGATATAGCGTTGGGCGTCGAATAGTCCTCGCATTCTTCGCGAGCCTGCTGGTCGATGTTAGTCCGGGAAATGCTCTGGAAATCTTCGGCCACAACAGGACTCGCATTCCCGTGCACCGACTCGCGGAATTGCCCGCTTCCCAGGAACTGGTGGTGAAGGAGGGCTCCAGCACGTCAGTGGAATGCAACGTGAATGGCACGAGGGATGACATTTTGTGGTACAACTCTAAAGGACACGTACTTGATGAGGAAGAGGGCG GAGGAAAATGGCTGATATCAGACAGAGGAATGTTGAACATCACGTCTGTCACCTTTGAAGACAGAGGGAGGTATACATGTATAGCGTTCAGCTCGGCCGAAAGCTCGAACTACACTGTGACCCTGCGGGTGGCTTACACCCACAGTGGGCTCGGTCTGTACTATGTCCTGGTGTGTCTGGTGGCGTTCACCATCACCATGATCCTCAACGTCACGCGCCTCTGCATGGTGAGCAGTCACCTGCGCAAGACCGAGAAGGCCATCAACGAGTTCTTCCGCACGGAGGGCGCCGAGAAGCTGCAGAAGGCCTTCGAGATCGCCAAGCGCATCCCCATCATCACCTCGGCCAAGACTCTGGAGTTGGCCAAGGTGACTCAGTTCAAGACCATGGAGCTGGCTCGTCACATCGAGGAGCTGGCCCGCAGCGTGCCCCTTCCGCCGCTCATCCTCAACTGCCGGACCTTCGTGGGCGACATGTTCGAAGCGGCCCACCCAGGTGGCTTCGATCCGGCCCGTGCTGACCTGAGGTGTCGACAGGCCATTGAGGAGAACCCTAGTAGGAGGGACGCAGAGGTGGAGCGTGAGGAGAGCGCCGAAAACCCCAAAGGCACTGACCCGGGTCCTCCTGAGGAAGGCCAGGAAGAAACTGCCATCTGCGTTTCCATTTTGGGGACCAAAGGCACCAAGTGTGTCATTTATGAAAGTCATATATAA
- the fam114a2 gene encoding protein FAM114A2 has protein sequence MSDTESQTDAEKKEGGSAADSLGRPPSTADSAAAEAHGENDGNAAPAWKTRRRPENRSPTEPEAESPEYAEDYPPEPVKTVSEGGWGYWGSWGKSIISTASATVASVGQGISQVIEKAETSLGVPSPTELSAQLHEEDAAAAAEGEADRGEESESDSSVMGGAMGMLSSLSSVVHSTGKTVITGGLDALEFIGKKTMDVIAEGDPGFKRTKGLMNRTSTLSQVLREAKEREEMQTSDEVSTDTDKKAHYGMLFDEFQGLSHLEALEILSRESETKVKAVLSTLSGQELVQLKEDLQLISAPFSLVDFDEEELDDRIDEDGSEFVTELTDALAELQIAVSVEKLSKASRNACERIAEATGSLSREEGGNGEEEPCEKGDGVPSCTVEDIHSSAIRTLAELTARSIEHFHKVAELVLHCDSPGSSAAAQARTLSQITIILCKEISLLSKKFTSCLTTVGSNEKGEVLNPLITCVFLEASNSASYIQDAFQLLLPVLQMSHIQKSAGSSRH, from the exons ATGTCGGACACCGAGAGCCAAACGGATGCCGAAAAGAAGGAAGGGGGCTCTGCTGCTGATTCCCTGGGGCGGCCACCCTCTACGGCAGACAGTGCCGCTGCGGAGGCTCACGGAGAGAATGACGGAAATGCGGCACCAGCCTGGAAGACCCGTAGGAGACCCGAGAACAGATCTCCCACTGAGCCGGAAGCTGAATCGCCGGAATATGCAGAAGACTACCCACCA GAGCCTGTTAAGACGGTGTCTGAGGGGGGATGGGGCTACTGGGGGAGTTGGGGTAAATCCATCATCTCCACGGCCTCAGCCACAGTGGCCAGCGTAG GTCAAGGGATTTCTCAAGTGATTGAAAAAGCAGAAACTTCGCTCGGCGTACCCAGCCCCACAGAACTCTCAGCACAGCTCCACGAGGAAGACGCCGCAGCAGCAGCAGAAG GTGAAGCTGACCGAGGAGAAGAGAGTGAAAGTGACTCCTCTGTAATGGGCGGAGCCATGGGAATGTTGTCATCGCTCTCCAGCGTGGTTCACAGCACC GGAAAAACGGTGATAACTGGCGGTCTGGACGCTTTGGAGTTCATTGGGAAGAAAACCATGGACGTTATCGCAGAAGGCGATCCGGGATTTAAAAGAACCAAGGGCCTGATGAACCGGACGTCCACGCTGTCCCAG GTTCTAAGGGAAGCCAAGGAGAGGGAAGAGATGCAAACATCAGACGAGGTTTCCACGGATACGGATAAAAAGGCCCATTACGGAATGCTGTTTGACGAATTCCAGGGTCtgtctcacctggaggccctggAAATCCTCTCTAGAGAGAGTGAAACCAAg GTCAAGGCCGTGCTGTCCACCCTCTCCGGCCAGGAGCTGGTGCAGTTGAAGGAGGACCTGCAGCTCATCAGTGCTCCTTTCTCGTTGGTCGATTTTGATGAAGAGGAGCTCGATGACAGAATAG ACGAAGATGGTTCCGAGTTCGTAACGGAGCTGACGGACGCCCTGGCGGAGCTCCAGATAGCCGTGTCTGTGGAGAAACTCAGCAAG GCCAGCAGAAACGCGTGTGAGCGCATCGCCGAGGCAACCGGAAGCTTGTCACGGGAGGAAGGAGGGAACGGGGAGGAGGAGCCGTGTGAGAAAGGAGATGGAGTGCCATCCTGCACTGTGGAG GACATCCACTCGTCAGccatcaggactctggccgagCTGACGGCCCGCTCCATCGAGCACTTCCACAAGGTGGCGGAGCTGGTCCTGCACTGCGACAGCCCCGGGTCTAGCGCTGCGGCCCAGGCCCGCACCCTCTCCCA AATCACTATCATATTGTGCAAGGAGATCTCCCTTTTGTCCAAGAAGTTCACATCCTGTTTGACTACTGTCGGG tcAAATGAAAAAGGGGAGGTCTTGAATCCGCTGATAACATGCGTGTTTCTGGAG GCCTCCAACAGCGCCTCATACATCCAGGACGCTTTCCAGCTACTGCTGCCCGTACTGCAGATGTCACACATCCAGAAGAGCGCGGGATCTTCTCGGCACTGA